In Saccharomonospora marina XMU15, one genomic interval encodes:
- a CDS encoding NAD(P)-dependent oxidoreductase produces the protein MKPVGFIGLGQMGAPMARRLLDWPGGLVVYDSRKEAMLPFTERGSKAAGSAGEVARSAEVISIMVLDDEQVEQLVTGPQGLLATAAPGTVIAVHSTISDTTAQRLAEAAAGTGVEIVDAPVTGGAAGAAQGRLATMVGASEAAFARCEEPFRRWAELVVHTGGPGSGTRAKLARNLLHFVAFTAAAEAQRLAEAAGIDLVELGKVVRHSDAVTGGPGAIMLRSTTVALAPGDDWYPILTHVRDLGEKDLRLALDLGTRLGVELPLAGYALQHFAEGLGVAERKQEGTR, from the coding sequence ATGAAACCCGTAGGCTTCATCGGGCTCGGTCAGATGGGCGCGCCGATGGCACGCAGGCTGCTCGACTGGCCTGGTGGTCTCGTCGTGTACGACAGCCGCAAGGAAGCGATGCTGCCGTTCACCGAACGGGGCTCGAAGGCCGCGGGCAGCGCCGGGGAGGTGGCGCGGTCCGCCGAGGTCATCTCGATCATGGTGCTGGACGATGAGCAGGTCGAGCAGCTCGTGACGGGACCGCAAGGGCTGCTGGCGACCGCCGCGCCAGGCACCGTGATCGCGGTGCACTCCACCATCAGTGACACCACCGCGCAGCGCCTTGCCGAGGCCGCCGCGGGCACCGGGGTCGAGATCGTCGACGCACCGGTCACCGGGGGCGCGGCGGGAGCCGCGCAGGGCAGGCTCGCGACGATGGTGGGAGCCTCCGAGGCCGCCTTCGCCCGCTGCGAGGAACCGTTTCGGCGGTGGGCCGAACTGGTCGTCCACACCGGGGGTCCGGGATCGGGAACGCGTGCCAAGCTCGCGCGCAACCTGCTGCACTTCGTCGCGTTCACGGCCGCGGCCGAAGCGCAACGGCTGGCCGAGGCAGCGGGCATCGACCTGGTGGAGCTGGGCAAGGTGGTCCGCCACTCCGACGCGGTGACCGGGGGTCCTGGCGCGATCATGCTTCGCTCCACCACCGTGGCGCTCGCCCCCGGCGACGACTGGTACCCGATCCTGACGCACGTGCGCGACCTCGGCGAGAAGGACCTGCGGCTGGCGCTCGACCTGGGAACGCGGCTCGGCGTCGAGCTACCGCTGGCCGGGTACGCGCTGCAACACTTCGCGGAAGGTCTCGGCGTGGCCGAACGGAAGCAGGAAGGCACTCGATGA
- a CDS encoding carboxymuconolactone decarboxylase family protein, translated as MSDKRRRGLDMMGKVYGWEFQDGPGDFFATTADHLFADIWSRPGLSLRDRRLLLLGALAAQGLDDVADIQVQAALRNEELTGEELREIALFLTHYVGWPLGTKFNMTVEKRVGEHERSGS; from the coding sequence ATGAGCGACAAGCGCAGGCGCGGCCTGGACATGATGGGCAAGGTCTACGGCTGGGAGTTCCAGGACGGCCCTGGTGACTTCTTCGCGACCACCGCCGACCACCTGTTCGCCGACATCTGGTCGCGGCCGGGCCTTTCCCTGCGCGACCGACGACTGCTGCTGCTGGGGGCACTCGCGGCACAGGGCCTTGACGACGTCGCCGACATCCAGGTCCAGGCCGCGCTGCGCAACGAGGAACTCACCGGCGAGGAACTGAGGGAGATCGCGCTGTTTCTCACCCACTACGTGGGCTGGCCACTCGGCACGAAGTTCAACATGACGGTCGAGAAGCGCGTCGGCGAGCACGAAAGGTCAGGCTCGTGA
- a CDS encoding SDR family oxidoreductase: MSRFEGKVAIVTGAAQGIGEAYARALAREGASVVVADRNTEAGNRVAKEIAADGGSAACTEVDVSLPESAQAMADFTVERFGGIDYLVNNAAIYGDMKLDLLLTVDWDYYKKFMSVNLDGALACTRAVAPHLTERGGGAIVNQSSTAAWVYSGFYGLAKVGVNGLTQQLAHELGGSNIRINAIAPGPIDTEATRTVTPSKLVADMVKGFALKRMGTPEDLVGMCLFLLSDEASWITGQIFNVDGGQVVRS; encoded by the coding sequence ATGAGCCGTTTCGAAGGCAAGGTCGCGATCGTCACCGGAGCCGCACAGGGAATCGGCGAGGCCTACGCCCGCGCGCTCGCTCGGGAAGGCGCGAGCGTGGTGGTCGCCGACCGCAACACCGAGGCAGGAAACCGAGTCGCCAAGGAGATCGCGGCGGACGGCGGTAGCGCCGCCTGCACCGAAGTGGACGTTTCCCTGCCGGAGTCCGCGCAGGCCATGGCCGACTTCACCGTCGAGCGGTTCGGCGGTATCGACTACCTGGTGAACAACGCCGCCATCTACGGCGACATGAAACTGGACCTGCTGCTCACCGTGGACTGGGACTACTACAAGAAGTTCATGAGCGTGAACCTCGACGGCGCACTCGCCTGCACGCGGGCGGTGGCGCCTCACCTCACCGAGCGCGGCGGCGGCGCGATCGTGAACCAGTCGTCCACGGCGGCGTGGGTCTACTCCGGCTTCTACGGGCTCGCGAAGGTCGGCGTCAACGGGCTGACCCAGCAACTCGCGCACGAACTCGGCGGCTCGAACATCCGGATCAACGCCATCGCGCCGGGGCCCATCGACACCGAGGCGACAAGGACCGTCACGCCGAGCAAGCTCGTCGCCGACATGGTGAAGGGCTTCGCGTTGAAGCGGATGGGCACGCCGGAGGATCTCGTGGGTATGTGCCTGTTCCTACTGTCCGACGAGGCGAGCTGGATCACCGGCCAGATCTTCAACGTCGACGGCGGCCAGGTCGTGCGGTCCTGA